In the Sphingobacterium sp. PCS056 genome, TTTGCATCAAAAATAACAATATTTCAGATATAACAAGGTATTGTTAGAAAATTTATTTCTGCTGTGATGTTTTTTTGATTTGATGGCAAGAATATGCCTGAATTGATGAGATACTAAAAATAAAGAGGTCGCCATATCTTTGGACTGCCCCCAAAATATTGGACAAATTTAGTTAATTAGATTTGTAATAATGAGCTCGATATTCTGTCGGGCTCATTCCATTTAAATTTAGTTTTATCCGTTGATTATTGTAATAGGAGATATAATCTTCTATTTCGCTTTTTAACTTCTCTGTTGATTCGTATTGTTTTAGATAAAACAGTTCTGATTTTAAAATTCCGAAGAAATTTTCAATTACGGCATTATCAAGGCAATTTCCTTTTCTGGACATGCTTTGAGTGATTCCGTTTTCTTTGAGCCACTGTTGATATTTAGGCATTTGGTATTGCCAGCCCTGATCTGAATGTAAAAGCAGTTGTGATGCCCCCCTTGCTTTGGGCAGTGCCTTTTTGAGCATATCCATTACCCCTTTAAAGACCGGCCTGTCAGTAATTTCATAACTTATAACTTCCTGATTAAACAGATCAATTATTGGGGAGAGATACAGCTTTTTTTCCTTGACTTTGAACTCAGTAATATCCGTGGCCCATTTTTGCAAAGGCCCCTCAGCCTGGAATTTCCTGTTGAGGATATTGGGAGCGATCTTGCCCAGTTCACCCCGGTATGACCTGTATTTCTTTATCCTGATCAGACTCTTCAAACCCATTTCCCTCATTAATCTAAGAATGGTCTTATGATTCATATCCACTCCATCCCGTTTGAGCTGCAGGGTAATGCGGCGATAGCCAAAGCGGCCCTTATGTACATGGTAAACTTTGTTGATTTGCGCTTTCACCTGTTCGTATTTATCTGCTTGTCCCTCCTTCTTGGAATGATAATAGAAAGTACTTCTTGCCATTTTAACGCAACTCAGCAGGATATCAAGATCAAATTGATGCCTTAGCTCCATTATGGCTTTCGCTTGTTTTCGGCTTGAGCTAAGGCGCTGAGCTTTTTTAGCAGGGCATTTTCTGCACGTAAATACTCATTCTCCTGCAAAAGTTCCTCTTCACGCGTGAGCGCTTTATTCGTTTTTCTAACTTTTCGCTTGATCTGCGGATTTGCTTTCTTTGTCATCAAGGGTCTCCCTTTTGGCCGTGCCTCCAATCCTTCTGGACCAAACTTGTCCAGCCTTTTCTGCCATTCAATGATATGGGCATCCGAGGAAAGGTCAAAGCGTACACGGGCTTCTTTCAAAGATAAACTTTCTTCTCGGATTGCAGTAAGGACAGAAAGCTTAAAAGAAGCACTAAAGTGTCTTTTCCCTTTCCTGGGAAGTAGCCCCGATTCCCCCTGATACTTATATATTTTGTACCACGTCTCAAACAAAGAATACGTAATCCCGAATTCTTCTCCCAAAGACTTTGCAGAACGATAATGCTCATCCATTTGTCTAACACAGCTCAACTTAAATTCAAAACTGTGCTTGTTTTTCTTATTCATAAAAATACCCCCAGAAAGTGTCTAACTTTTTGGGGGCACTGCACTTTATGGCGACCTCTTTATTTTTATATGTTTGTTTTTTTAAACGGAGAAACTTTCGCCACAAGCACATGTTCTTGTCGCATTTGGATTATGAAATTCGAATCCTTTTCCATCTAATCCATCCGAATAGTCAAGTTCTGTTCCAGCTAGGTATAAGAATGATTTGATATCTAAGCATACCTTAACACCTTTATCTTCACAAAACTGATCACCTTTTTTTTCTTCGTTATCAAAATGTAGCTTATAGCTTAAGCCTGAACAACCTCCGCTTTCAACAGCAACGCGCACAAAATAACTGCTGTCATATTTTTCAGTACTCATTATCTCTTCAATTCGAGATTTTGCTTTGTCTGTTACGGTTACCATATCGATGAATTATTATATTAATATTGAATATTACAAATTACGCTAACTTCTTTTTTATTTCCAATATAAATCTGTTTGTAAATGTAATAATTAAGTAATAAGACCAGCCTGAAAGAGTTGCCAAATAGGTGAGTTTTGTCTAATTTTTATTAATGCTTCTGTTATTAAGCTAATTGTAGCCGCTATTTCTTCTGTTGTCGTCAATCTACTTAAGCTAAATCTTACTGTTGCTAATGCGTCTTCTTTTGAAACGCCCATAGCGAGTAATACGTGGGAGGGATCTCTTGTGCCGCTCACACATGCGGATCCAGAAGAAAGGGCGAGTTGTGGACAATGGGTCATAAGTTCGCTCGCTAATATATGCCTGAAACAGATGGATGTGGTATTGGGTAGTCGTGATACTTCTTTTGCATGAATGTATACTTCAGGTAGAGTACTTAAGGCACTTTCTAGATTGTTCCTTAGTTGCATGATAGTATCGTCATGTGGTATATTTATGATTGCCGCTCCTAGTCCAACGATATTGGGAACATTGTATGTTCCTGCTCGAAAACCATGCTCTTGTCCTCCTCCGACGATTAATGGGCTTACTTGTATCGGCTTGCTTTTACGGCGAATAAACAGTGCTCCAATGCCTTTGGGCCCATGTAGCTTGTGGGCGCTTAAACACAATATATCGATAGGGGTTTGGGCAAGATCGAGTGGAATTTTGCCGATGTATTGGGTTGCATCACAAAAATAAAAGCAGTCTTTTCTGTTGCAGATGGCCGCAATCTCTTTAATCGGGTGGATATAGCCTGTTTCATTGTTTGCGGCCATGATGCACACTAATATGGTCTCTGGGGTAATATGATCTTCT is a window encoding:
- a CDS encoding HesB/IscA family protein, whose product is MVTVTDKAKSRIEEIMSTEKYDSSYFVRVAVESGGCSGLSYKLHFDNEEKKGDQFCEDKGVKVCLDIKSFLYLAGTELDYSDGLDGKGFEFHNPNATRTCACGESFSV
- a CDS encoding cysteine desulfurase family protein, whose product is MKDLIYLDNNATTRIMDDVWNTMVPYFIHNYANASSLYHSMGREANAVIEKARTQVAQALNCQTKEIFFNSGATESINTVIKGIFKNYQSKGKHIITVRTEHKAVLTTIQDLERQGAVVTYLEVDHSGKIDLTLLEDHITPETILVCIMAANNETGYIHPIKEIAAICNRKDCFYFCDATQYIGKIPLDLAQTPIDILCLSAHKLHGPKGIGALFIRRKSKPIQVSPLIVGGGQEHGFRAGTYNVPNIVGLGAAIINIPHDDTIMQLRNNLESALSTLPEVYIHAKEVSRLPNTTSICFRHILASELMTHCPQLALSSGSACVSGTRDPSHVLLAMGVSKEDALATVRFSLSRLTTTEEIAATISLITEALIKIRQNSPIWQLFQAGLIT